One Paenibacillus crassostreae DNA segment encodes these proteins:
- a CDS encoding nicotinate-nucleotide adenylyltransferase, whose product MKIGIMGGTFDPLHIGHLLAAESARDAYELDEVWFMPSHIPPHKDKAGATGEERLAMVTEAIKGHSSFRTLDIEVERGGISYTINTIEELKITYPAFDFYFIIGADMVNYLPHWDRIEDLSQLITFIGVGRPGSPLDLNALPSYLQSKVLLADMPLVDISSSDIREKAEAGHSIRYMVPEVVYDYIVRSGIYGIQP is encoded by the coding sequence ATGAAGATCGGAATCATGGGGGGGACCTTTGATCCGCTTCATATCGGCCACTTGCTCGCAGCGGAATCTGCAAGAGATGCTTATGAACTTGATGAGGTCTGGTTCATGCCAAGCCACATTCCTCCACACAAGGATAAGGCTGGAGCGACGGGTGAGGAACGACTAGCTATGGTAACTGAAGCTATAAAGGGTCATTCATCCTTCCGGACTTTAGATATTGAAGTGGAAAGAGGAGGCATATCTTATACCATTAATACGATAGAAGAGCTGAAGATTACTTATCCAGCATTTGACTTCTATTTTATTATTGGGGCAGATATGGTTAATTACTTACCTCACTGGGATCGGATTGAGGATTTATCCCAGCTGATAACGTTTATCGGGGTGGGTCGCCCAGGTTCACCACTGGATCTGAATGCATTACCATCCTACTTACAATCAAAAGTACTACTTGCGGATATGCCGCTTGTAGATATTTCATCTTCTGATATTAGGGAAAAAGCGGAGGCAGGGCATTCAATCCGCTATATGGTTCCGGAAGTTGTGTATGATTATATCGTAAGGAGCGGAATTTATGGGATACAGCCGTGA
- the rsfS gene encoding ribosome silencing factor yields MNQKFIEPKKLLDLVVSSAQGKKAMNVVALDLKGISLVADYFVICHGNSDVQVQAIATDIRKEAMSAGTTIRGIEGMDSARWVLMDLGDVIVHIFHRDEREFYNIEKLWSDAKVVEIV; encoded by the coding sequence ATGAATCAAAAATTTATTGAACCTAAAAAGTTGTTGGATTTGGTCGTATCAAGCGCCCAAGGTAAAAAGGCTATGAATGTTGTAGCACTGGATTTAAAAGGAATTTCATTGGTTGCAGACTATTTTGTCATTTGTCATGGTAATTCCGATGTACAGGTCCAAGCTATCGCTACCGATATTCGTAAAGAAGCGATGAGCGCAGGAACAACTATTCGAGGAATCGAAGGAATGGACAGCGCACGTTGGGTACTAATGGATCTAGGTGACGTAATCGTACACATTTTCCATCGTGATGAACGTGAATTCTATAACATTGAGAAACTATGGTCTGATGCTAAAGTCGTGGAGATCGTATGA
- a CDS encoding S1 RNA-binding domain-containing protein, with amino-acid sequence MSLVAGTVVSLEVAREVSPYGFFLYGDDFDVLLHYTEIVGEIKPGDILEVFIFFDTQDRLAATMKKPYLTLGGLAKLVVADVNPRLGCFLEMGLGRQLLLPIRELPEIKELHPLVGDSVFVTMEHDKQGRLLAKLAGEYELEPLTFAAPSSWMNQWVTATVYKPLQMGTFVIVDGGVIGFGSIGLIHSTERNQMLRLGEEVQVRVSHIREDGRVNLSMAPLKEIGRDLDADRILATLKDRPGGGMPYSDATPPDIIKERFGISKSAFKRAIGKLLKEGLITQKENWTYLVNPESNVNEDEPS; translated from the coding sequence ATGAGTTTAGTTGCGGGTACAGTTGTATCACTTGAAGTGGCCCGTGAAGTATCTCCATATGGCTTTTTTCTATATGGAGATGATTTCGATGTGTTACTCCATTACACGGAGATTGTAGGAGAAATAAAACCGGGAGATATCCTAGAGGTATTTATCTTTTTCGATACGCAGGATCGCTTAGCTGCTACGATGAAAAAACCTTATTTAACATTAGGGGGATTAGCAAAACTTGTTGTGGCTGATGTTAATCCACGATTAGGATGCTTCCTCGAAATGGGACTAGGGCGCCAGCTATTATTACCTATTCGAGAATTACCAGAGATTAAAGAACTGCATCCACTTGTGGGTGATTCCGTCTTTGTTACGATGGAGCACGATAAACAAGGTCGCTTATTGGCTAAGCTAGCAGGAGAGTATGAACTTGAACCACTAACCTTTGCAGCACCTTCCTCATGGATGAATCAATGGGTAACGGCAACTGTGTATAAACCACTCCAAATGGGTACATTCGTCATTGTTGATGGCGGAGTAATTGGCTTCGGGAGTATTGGCTTAATACATTCTACAGAGCGTAACCAGATGCTTCGACTTGGTGAAGAAGTGCAAGTTCGCGTAAGTCATATTCGAGAAGATGGACGAGTGAATCTTTCCATGGCTCCTTTAAAGGAAATTGGCAGAGATCTAGACGCTGATCGAATATTGGCTACACTTAAAGATCGTCCAGGTGGAGGAATGCCTTATTCCGATGCTACTCCACCAGACATCATTAAAGAGCGATTCGGCATTAGTAAATCAGCCTTCAAACGCGCAATAGGCAAATTGCTAAAGGAAGGTCTAATAACACAAAAAGAGAATTGGACATACCTAGTAAATCCAGAGTCGAATGTGAATGAGGATGAACCATCTTAA
- the aroE gene encoding shikimate dehydrogenase: MLWSNLSSEHNNSLRLAVIGDPIAHSKSPVMHNAALASLGLKGEYIPLHVSPRELGPAITRMKDLGFRGINVTIPHKLDVMAYVDRLDESAEIIGAVNTIVNENGYLTGYNTDGIGYVRSLKEETRVRLKDKSIIVLGAGGAARGIVHTLAQEEPKRIVIANRTEDKAIQLAKEWSSIANISGVSIDEAKSYMSSMDIVINTTSIGMHPHTAHSPIDPVSIPPGIIVSDLIYNPLMTELLKKSHERGCITHGGLGMFVNQGAYALEYWTGLPAPIEIMREAVLKSLQHEAVNVQENN; encoded by the coding sequence ATGTTATGGAGCAATTTATCTTCAGAACATAATAACTCTTTGCGCCTTGCGGTGATTGGGGATCCTATTGCTCACTCGAAATCTCCAGTGATGCATAATGCTGCCCTGGCTTCGCTTGGATTGAAAGGGGAATATATCCCTCTACATGTGAGCCCTCGAGAATTGGGTCCAGCCATTACACGAATGAAAGATCTGGGCTTCCGAGGGATTAACGTTACCATTCCTCATAAATTAGATGTGATGGCTTACGTTGATCGATTGGATGAATCCGCTGAGATCATTGGTGCAGTGAATACTATTGTGAACGAGAACGGGTACCTTACAGGGTATAACACGGATGGAATCGGATATGTTCGTTCGTTAAAAGAAGAGACTCGTGTCCGTCTAAAAGACAAATCAATCATAGTATTAGGAGCCGGTGGTGCGGCGCGTGGTATTGTTCACACATTAGCTCAAGAAGAACCCAAGCGTATTGTCATAGCTAACCGTACGGAGGACAAGGCCATTCAATTAGCAAAAGAGTGGAGTTCAATAGCTAATATTTCGGGTGTTTCTATAGATGAGGCCAAGTCTTACATGTCAAGTATGGACATCGTAATTAATACGACCTCTATTGGAATGCACCCACACACAGCTCATTCGCCAATCGATCCAGTATCAATACCTCCTGGCATTATCGTCAGCGACTTGATCTATAATCCGCTCATGACTGAATTGTTGAAGAAAAGTCATGAGAGAGGTTGCATCACCCACGGTGGACTAGGGATGTTTGTGAACCAAGGAGCATACGCCCTGGAGTATTGGACTGGGTTACCTGCACCAATTGAGATAATGAGAGAAGCCGTGTTGAAGAGTCTTCAACATGAAGCTGTAAATGTACAAGAGAATAATTGA
- the yhbY gene encoding ribosome assembly RNA-binding protein YhbY, translated as MLNGKQKRYLRSLAHHLNPVFQVGKNGTNDHLIQHIVEAIEKRELMKVTVLNTCLEDRNEIGAELAEKSGAELVQVIGKVIVLYKESKDNKEIQLP; from the coding sequence ATGTTAAACGGAAAGCAGAAACGTTATTTACGTTCACTAGCACATCATTTGAATCCTGTATTTCAAGTGGGTAAGAATGGAACTAATGATCACTTGATTCAGCATATTGTTGAAGCGATTGAGAAGAGAGAACTTATGAAAGTCACAGTATTGAACACTTGCCTTGAAGACCGTAATGAAATTGGAGCTGAATTGGCTGAAAAGTCTGGCGCTGAATTGGTTCAGGTTATCGGGAAAGTGATTGTATTATATAAAGAGTCAAAAGATAACAAAGAAATTCAACTGCCATAA
- the yqeK gene encoding bis(5'-nucleosyl)-tetraphosphatase (symmetrical) YqeK: MGYSRDELIEAVSAQMPAKRWQHTQGVMESAVKLAEQYGADPEKADLAAILHDVAKYWPIEKLKDVLEEHQSSSELLLYNKQLWHAEVGAIVANHDYGITDLEVLDAIRYHTSGRIGMTLLDKVVCLADYIEPGRDFPGVNNIRKLANDSLEEGLLAGLDSTISLLVSRREIIFPLTVLARNDLIKQLEANS; the protein is encoded by the coding sequence ATGGGATACAGCCGTGATGAGCTTATTGAAGCAGTATCTGCTCAAATGCCTGCTAAACGTTGGCAGCACACCCAGGGTGTTATGGAGTCCGCAGTCAAGTTAGCAGAACAATATGGGGCGGATCCTGAAAAAGCTGATTTAGCTGCCATTCTGCATGATGTTGCTAAGTATTGGCCAATAGAGAAGTTAAAAGATGTTCTAGAAGAACATCAATCATCTAGTGAATTATTATTGTATAACAAGCAACTGTGGCATGCTGAAGTCGGAGCCATTGTAGCAAATCATGATTATGGAATAACGGATCTAGAAGTATTGGATGCGATCCGTTACCATACCTCAGGACGTATAGGTATGACCTTATTGGATAAGGTGGTTTGTCTGGCTGATTATATTGAACCGGGAAGAGACTTTCCCGGAGTGAATAATATTAGAAAACTAGCCAACGATAGTTTAGAAGAAGGTTTACTGGCTGGTCTTGATTCTACGATCAGTTTGTTAGTGTCACGTCGGGAAATTATATTTCCCTTAACCGTATTAGCACGTAATGATTTGATTAAGCAATTGGAGGCGAATTCATGA